The Trichosurus vulpecula isolate mTriVul1 chromosome 3, mTriVul1.pri, whole genome shotgun sequence genome includes a window with the following:
- the SMIM26 gene encoding small integral membrane protein 26, whose amino-acid sequence MQALASSIWYRRMSLVYLIGAWTTVGSICLSRWKRRQPLAKEEALKDEDLAKEESLEDKAFSVEKPEARRGFYVETIVTYKENFVPYTTRLYNYWKSWSNGPSPSE is encoded by the exons ATGCAGGCGCTCGCGTCCTCCATCTGGTACCGGCGGATGTCCTTAGTCTATCTTATCGGGGCTTGGACCACGGTGGGCTCCATTTGCCTCTCAAGATGGAAGAGAAGGCAGCCGTTAG CCAAAGAAGAGGCACTTAAAGATGAAGACTTAGCCAAAGAAGAGTCACTTGAAGACAAAGCGTTCTCTGTTGAGAAGCCTGAAGCCAGAAGAGGATTTTATGTGGAAACAATTGTgacatataaagaaaattttgTACCATATACTACTAGGCTCTACAACTACTGGAAATCATGGAGTAATGGCCCTAGTCCATCAGAATAA